The following proteins come from a genomic window of Flavobacterium crocinum:
- a CDS encoding DUF1254 domain-containing protein, producing MKNKNFFIVAFLLLIFLLGCKESTIKNSDTAATVSQSDSDVKMDGELPSKESIPKLFDEMDFQQATQSYLWGLPIVAFAEWQQQHYKTFNATSNDLVLYNSYHDRLGILTANATTPYIMSFIDLKANGPTVIEMPAGRTAGGLSDFWQREEAVIGEMGPDKGKGGKYVLVPPTLKDFKADGYFIIPCTTVNNFFGFRTLDPDPKVTEELVKKVKIYPYAQRANPTATKIVSPPADKKWYGIQPSGIKYWECLHAILQNEPVEERDRFFMAWLKNLGIEKGKPFAPDERQKKILIAAAEKGEQMAKANSYEKRFKDVRHWPDKKWDYVITMKNSAQREENFDEFFERSAYFYEAVTFSNAMISKTPNLGQAYLGNYSDSSGNWLDGGKNYTLNVPANPPAVNFWSITVYDSATRCLIDNPQKNADLSSRKDLIKNADGSVDLYFGPKAPAGKEKNWVQTLPGKHWFTYMRFYGPTTAYFDKSWKMDDIKEVK from the coding sequence ATGAAAAATAAAAACTTCTTTATTGTAGCTTTTCTTTTATTGATTTTTTTGTTAGGATGCAAAGAATCAACAATTAAAAATTCAGATACAGCAGCAACTGTTTCGCAGTCTGATTCTGATGTAAAAATGGATGGCGAACTTCCATCAAAAGAATCTATTCCGAAGTTATTTGACGAAATGGATTTCCAGCAGGCAACGCAATCTTATTTATGGGGATTGCCTATTGTGGCTTTCGCCGAATGGCAGCAACAACATTATAAAACCTTTAATGCAACGAGCAATGATCTTGTGTTATACAATTCCTATCATGACAGATTAGGGATTTTAACAGCAAATGCCACGACACCTTATATCATGTCATTTATAGACTTAAAAGCAAATGGCCCAACAGTTATCGAAATGCCAGCCGGGCGCACTGCTGGAGGATTGAGTGATTTCTGGCAAAGAGAAGAGGCTGTAATTGGAGAAATGGGGCCAGATAAGGGAAAAGGAGGAAAATATGTTTTGGTGCCGCCAACCCTAAAAGATTTTAAAGCCGATGGTTATTTTATAATTCCGTGTACGACTGTAAATAATTTCTTTGGTTTTAGAACATTAGATCCAGATCCTAAGGTTACTGAAGAATTGGTAAAAAAAGTTAAAATATACCCTTACGCACAAAGAGCAAATCCGACAGCAACAAAAATAGTAAGTCCGCCTGCTGATAAAAAGTGGTACGGAATCCAGCCATCCGGAATTAAATATTGGGAATGCCTTCATGCTATTTTGCAAAATGAACCTGTTGAAGAACGCGATCGTTTTTTTATGGCCTGGCTTAAAAATCTGGGTATAGAAAAAGGAAAACCTTTTGCACCAGATGAACGTCAGAAGAAAATTTTAATTGCTGCTGCAGAAAAAGGGGAACAAATGGCAAAGGCTAATTCTTATGAAAAACGTTTTAAAGATGTCAGACACTGGCCAGATAAAAAATGGGATTATGTTATTACGATGAAAAATTCGGCACAGCGTGAAGAGAATTTTGATGAATTTTTTGAGAGATCTGCCTATTTCTACGAAGCGGTAACTTTCTCAAATGCCATGATATCAAAAACTCCGAATTTAGGTCAAGCCTATTTAGGAAATTATTCTGATAGCAGTGGAAACTGGTTAGATGGAGGAAAAAACTATACTTTAAATGTTCCGGCAAATCCGCCTGCGGTTAATTTTTGGTCAATAACAGTTTATGATTCTGCAACTCGATGTTTGATTGATAATCCACAGAAAAATGCTGATTTGTCTTCTCGTAAAGATTTAATCAAAAACGCAGATGGCTCGGTAGATTTATACTTTGGGCCAAAAGCTCCTGCAGGAAAAGAGAAAAACTGGGTACAGACTTTACCGGGAAAACACTGGTTTACTTATATGCGTTTTTATGGGCCAACGACAGCTTATTTTGACAAAAGCTGGAAAATGGATGATATAAAAGAAGTGAAATAA
- a CDS encoding DUF1254 domain-containing protein, giving the protein MKKLFFVTLVFIALFSCKKKETEDIKVTTTTLITQYPDSAKAIAKEAWTYAFSMAMNYRTMHLYALDKTYPDYAGGFNKFRHYDKIFTAADTAVVTPNNDTPYSWATLNLKDEPVVLEVPAIKDRYYSFQFVDLYTYNFAYIGSRTTGDNAGKYLIAGPDWKGEKPAGINQVIQSETYLVTLLGRTELKMASGDIENVKKIQRQYKLMPFHEFTKTAAPPHKDFTLPFPGFDRADLGSSKFIGLTNNLLQYTVPNPVEKDLMRKFSRIGIVAGKEFDPKSYTPEVLKAIDEGVQEASKQLEDGANKLTNATFLFGTRQDLNGNYTNRALGAAAGLFGNTKEEAIYIGTRTDKDKNILSGQNKYIIRFPKGQTPPAQYFWSITLYNLPSRYLVDNPINRYSIGDRTAGLKYEANGDLIIYIQNEAPKGKESNWLPAPKEAFYYLIRVYGPKESLISGAWKAPQPELMK; this is encoded by the coding sequence ATGAAAAAACTGTTTTTTGTTACTTTAGTTTTTATAGCCTTATTTTCCTGTAAAAAGAAAGAAACCGAAGATATAAAGGTTACTACAACGACATTGATTACGCAATATCCTGATTCTGCAAAAGCAATTGCAAAAGAAGCCTGGACGTATGCTTTTTCAATGGCGATGAATTATCGAACAATGCATTTGTATGCCTTAGATAAAACTTATCCTGATTATGCCGGAGGGTTTAATAAGTTTAGACATTATGACAAAATTTTTACAGCAGCAGATACGGCGGTAGTGACACCAAACAATGATACACCTTATTCCTGGGCAACTTTAAATCTTAAAGACGAACCTGTTGTTTTAGAGGTGCCGGCTATTAAAGACCGTTATTACTCCTTTCAGTTTGTTGATTTGTACACCTATAATTTTGCTTATATCGGAAGTCGTACCACTGGAGATAATGCGGGAAAATATCTCATTGCCGGACCCGATTGGAAAGGCGAAAAACCAGCAGGAATAAATCAGGTAATCCAGTCCGAAACCTATTTGGTAACATTGTTAGGGCGTACCGAACTTAAAATGGCTTCGGGAGATATCGAAAATGTAAAGAAAATTCAGAGACAATATAAATTAATGCCATTCCATGAATTTACAAAGACAGCAGCACCTCCGCATAAAGATTTTACATTGCCTTTCCCTGGTTTTGATCGTGCAGATTTAGGTTCTTCAAAATTCATTGGATTAACGAATAATCTTCTTCAATATACTGTTCCAAATCCTGTTGAGAAAGATTTAATGAGAAAGTTTTCTCGAATAGGGATTGTTGCAGGAAAGGAGTTTGACCCTAAAAGTTATACTCCGGAAGTCTTAAAAGCAATTGATGAAGGAGTACAGGAAGCAAGCAAACAACTGGAAGATGGTGCTAATAAATTGACCAATGCAACTTTTTTGTTTGGAACAAGACAAGATCTTAACGGAAATTACACGAACAGAGCATTGGGAGCGGCGGCTGGATTATTTGGTAATACAAAAGAAGAAGCCATTTATATTGGCACAAGAACCGATAAGGACAAAAATATTCTTTCAGGACAAAATAAATATATTATTCGTTTCCCAAAAGGGCAAACACCTCCAGCTCAATATTTTTGGAGTATTACCTTGTATAACCTTCCATCACGTTATTTGGTTGACAATCCAATTAACAGATATTCAATTGGAGACCGAACAGCAGGGTTGAAATACGAAGCAAATGGAGATTTGATTATTTATATTCAAAATGAAGCGCCCAAAGGTAAAGAGTCCAATTGGCTTCCCGCACCAAAAGAAGCATTCTATTATTTAATCAGGGTTTATGGACCTAAAGAGTCTTTGATAAGTGGCGCGTGGAAAGCACCACAACCAGAATTAATGAAATAA
- a CDS encoding DUF2252 domain-containing protein, with protein MVEKITDIAENILDSQASKAERYSKGAAMRKAVPRSSHKEWKAPKDREDPIEVLVKSSIGRIEDLLPIRYRRMIESPFAFYRGAASIMAGDLASTPISGINLQLCGDCHLMNFGGFATPERKLVFDINDFDETYPGPWEWDVKRLAASFVIAGRWRKFSEKSCKEFAWNVADSYRKRMQEYSKLSALQIWYADIDLVKLIDLGKDEELKKFRQKRIKKATETSAHEKEFAKLTYKDGTKARIKDEPPLLYHPTGDAEKEIFKQADFVHQRYLNSLPDDKKVLLSRYSLHDVAIKVVGVGSVGTLCGVSLLMSATGEPIFLQFKEARHSVLEAHVKNKGKYSHQGERIVMGQKLMQSASDMFLGWTDNDKDRFFYIRQLRDAKIKPILEIMKPENLKEYAKACGWALARAHARSGDPSLISGYIGKGNVFANAISGFSVLYAKQNELDYNKMVKAVKERRLPVSTEI; from the coding sequence ATGGTTGAAAAAATAACAGATATCGCTGAAAATATATTGGATTCTCAGGCATCAAAAGCAGAAAGATACAGTAAAGGTGCGGCAATGAGAAAAGCGGTGCCAAGATCATCTCATAAAGAATGGAAAGCGCCAAAGGATCGTGAAGATCCAATTGAAGTTTTAGTCAAAAGCAGTATTGGAAGAATTGAAGATCTGCTACCCATTCGATACAGAAGAATGATAGAATCTCCATTTGCATTTTATCGAGGAGCGGCGTCAATTATGGCAGGAGATTTAGCCAGTACACCAATTTCCGGAATTAATTTGCAATTGTGCGGTGATTGTCATTTAATGAATTTTGGCGGATTTGCAACTCCGGAACGTAAACTGGTTTTTGATATTAATGATTTTGACGAAACTTATCCGGGACCTTGGGAATGGGATGTTAAAAGATTGGCAGCAAGTTTTGTAATTGCCGGAAGATGGCGAAAGTTTTCTGAAAAAAGCTGTAAAGAGTTTGCATGGAATGTTGCTGATAGTTACCGAAAAAGAATGCAGGAATACAGTAAATTATCAGCACTTCAAATTTGGTATGCAGATATAGATCTGGTTAAACTTATTGATTTAGGAAAAGACGAGGAACTGAAAAAATTTCGTCAAAAAAGAATCAAAAAAGCAACAGAGACATCAGCGCATGAAAAAGAATTCGCGAAACTAACTTATAAAGACGGAACTAAAGCAAGAATAAAAGATGAACCGCCTTTATTATATCATCCAACAGGAGATGCAGAAAAAGAAATTTTTAAACAGGCAGATTTTGTTCATCAGCGCTATTTAAATTCTTTGCCTGATGATAAGAAAGTTTTGTTAAGCAGATATTCATTACATGATGTGGCTATTAAAGTGGTAGGCGTTGGAAGTGTTGGAACACTTTGCGGTGTTTCTTTGCTAATGTCTGCAACTGGAGAACCTATTTTTTTGCAGTTTAAGGAAGCCAGACACAGCGTTTTAGAAGCACATGTAAAAAATAAGGGAAAATATAGTCATCAGGGCGAACGAATTGTAATGGGACAAAAACTAATGCAGTCGGCTTCGGATATGTTTTTAGGATGGACGGATAATGATAAGGACCGTTTTTTTTATATACGTCAACTTAGAGATGCCAAGATAAAGCCCATTTTAGAAATTATGAAACCAGAAAATTTGAAAGAATATGCTAAAGCGTGTGGCTGGGCGTTAGCTAGAGCACACGCAAGATCAGGAGACCCTTCTTTAATTTCCGGTTACATCGGAAAAGGAAATGTATTTGCCAATGCAATTTCAGGATTTTCGGTTTTGTATGCTAAACAAAATGAGCTCGACTACAATAAAATGGTCAAAGCGGTTAAAGAAAGAAGATTGCCGGTTTCGACAGAAATATAA
- a CDS encoding DUF4136 domain-containing protein, whose product MNIKSTNLRMIPLLFLGLIYSCSPTVKVTTDYDHSANFGEYRTFAVYDLKAQQGQVNQLNVDRVTKAIRNEMLAKGFTESDNPDLKVNAVSILKNKTSMTANTDFYGYGGMYRPYGYWGGGAMMGGANTTFNTYDYVDGSLVIDIVSTKTQKLVWQGIGNAEIDSKPDNPEEFINTSIKKILEGFPPGLAKK is encoded by the coding sequence ATGAATATTAAAAGCACAAATCTTCGTATGATCCCATTATTATTTTTGGGTTTAATTTACAGTTGTTCCCCAACTGTAAAAGTCACAACAGATTATGATCATTCTGCCAATTTTGGAGAATACAGAACATTTGCAGTTTATGACTTAAAAGCGCAACAAGGCCAGGTAAATCAATTAAATGTAGATCGCGTGACAAAAGCAATTCGAAACGAAATGCTGGCTAAAGGATTTACAGAATCAGATAATCCGGATTTAAAAGTAAATGCAGTATCGATTTTAAAGAATAAAACTTCGATGACTGCCAATACAGATTTTTATGGATACGGAGGAATGTATCGTCCTTACGGATATTGGGGCGGTGGCGCGATGATGGGTGGTGCCAACACAACATTCAATACTTATGATTATGTGGATGGTTCGCTGGTTATTGATATCGTCTCTACAAAAACACAGAAACTGGTTTGGCAGGGAATCGGAAATGCCGAAATCGACAGCAAACCGGATAATCCTGAAGAATTTATCAATACTTCTATCAAAAAAATTCTGGAAGGCTTTCCTCCAGGCTTAGCCAAAAAATAA
- a CDS encoding helix-turn-helix domain-containing protein, translating to MIDILLSLFFFIATIAGLATSLMVLFSKKYYSKSFFLGMFLLSLAVVSIYNFYLSANMFKEFPDLFTITKSFIFLAAPCSFLYVRNILSPNNKNKKYDWVHFIPFGIYFVLTLFVYIGSFTESKVVDYVGSIIKNPFSILTLTIWLFYVFFQTMLILNYDLKKFKGNQFHRNKVINWIRVYNLMILFLFSALFVYHFLLRKIDVVDISCYFLISTVLFFTVGWLYFRPQIFQDEEETFDFVTDNTLLVKSKEIKTSLPIPHELTMEKKEDYLLKLDYVLNAQKLFLKKDFVIRDLSDETGISVHLLSNLINSEFGLHFQDYVNLKRIEYFKEKINDPEWKDLSLEGMAWASGFKSRTTCFRAFIKHTGKSPSEYFKTIRINPDRTNAYYFK from the coding sequence ATGATCGATATATTACTTTCTCTTTTCTTTTTTATTGCCACGATTGCAGGTCTTGCTACTTCGTTAATGGTTCTTTTTTCTAAAAAATACTATTCCAAAAGTTTCTTTTTAGGAATGTTTTTATTGAGCCTTGCCGTAGTGAGTATCTATAACTTTTATCTGTCGGCAAATATGTTTAAAGAGTTCCCGGATCTCTTTACCATTACAAAATCGTTTATTTTTTTAGCAGCGCCTTGCTCTTTCTTGTATGTTAGAAACATTTTGTCTCCAAACAACAAAAACAAAAAATACGATTGGGTACATTTTATTCCTTTTGGAATCTATTTCGTCTTAACCCTTTTTGTTTACATTGGAAGTTTTACCGAATCAAAAGTTGTAGATTACGTAGGCTCTATTATTAAAAATCCATTTTCTATTCTGACTTTGACGATTTGGCTTTTCTATGTATTTTTTCAAACCATGTTGATTTTAAACTATGATCTGAAAAAATTCAAAGGAAACCAATTTCACAGAAACAAAGTAATCAATTGGATTAGAGTTTATAATCTTATGATTTTGTTCTTGTTTTCGGCGCTTTTTGTGTATCACTTTTTATTAAGAAAAATAGACGTTGTAGATATTTCGTGCTATTTTTTAATTTCCACTGTTTTGTTTTTTACGGTTGGATGGCTTTATTTCAGGCCTCAGATTTTTCAGGACGAAGAAGAAACATTCGATTTTGTGACTGATAATACACTGCTCGTAAAATCAAAAGAAATCAAAACCAGTCTGCCTATTCCGCACGAATTGACAATGGAGAAAAAGGAAGATTATCTATTAAAGTTAGACTACGTTTTAAATGCTCAAAAACTGTTTTTAAAGAAAGATTTTGTAATTCGTGATCTTTCAGATGAAACAGGAATTTCAGTTCATCTTTTGTCCAATTTAATCAATTCGGAATTTGGACTTCATTTTCAGGATTACGTAAACCTTAAAAGGATTGAATATTTCAAGGAAAAAATAAACGATCCGGAATGGAAAGATTTATCTCTTGAGGGAATGGCATGGGCTTCAGGTTTTAAATCCCGTACCACCTGCTTCAGAGCTTTTATCAAGCATACCGGAAAATCTCCTTCCGAATATTTTAAAACCATCAGAATAAATCCGGACCGCACAAACGCTTATTATTTTAAATAA
- a CDS encoding SphA family protein, translating into MKAKNTNSKKALQVVLVVMFALISFHGNAQLKGGHILGAMGLQSGTQAPENTVSVYVPAYIYTANCLRNGDGDNIGNPDLTMFITGVGANYVSDFKILGANYGATILLAGASNTIQGSYIDSKSNFAFTDMYVQPIQLGWHNKKADFVFSYQMYIPTGKYELGGSDNSGLGMFMNEFSAGTTLFFNEKKTFHFSALAAYEINGKKKDTDIKTGDILSIEGGIGKTFYCMNAEKTAPKGILNAGLIYYFQYKVSDDKIPVGSFLTLEPDKDHVSALGAEVNYLHIGCMTQAGFRWVSELGAVNRFQGNTFFITLAHVFSLKKK; encoded by the coding sequence ATGAAAGCAAAAAATACTAATTCCAAAAAAGCATTACAAGTCGTTTTAGTGGTAATGTTTGCATTGATTTCATTTCACGGCAATGCCCAATTAAAAGGCGGACATATTTTGGGCGCGATGGGACTGCAGTCAGGCACTCAGGCTCCCGAAAATACGGTGAGTGTTTATGTTCCGGCTTATATTTATACAGCAAATTGCCTGCGAAATGGCGACGGCGACAATATTGGAAATCCCGATTTAACTATGTTTATAACCGGTGTTGGAGCAAATTATGTAAGCGATTTTAAAATTTTAGGTGCCAATTACGGTGCTACAATTTTACTGGCAGGAGCTTCAAACACTATTCAGGGAAGTTATATTGATTCTAAAAGTAATTTTGCCTTTACAGATATGTATGTACAGCCTATACAGTTAGGCTGGCATAACAAAAAAGCTGATTTTGTTTTCAGTTATCAAATGTATATCCCAACAGGGAAATATGAACTCGGCGGTAGTGACAACAGTGGATTAGGAATGTTTATGAATGAGTTTTCAGCAGGAACAACTTTGTTTTTTAATGAGAAAAAAACATTTCATTTTTCTGCTTTAGCCGCATATGAAATCAATGGGAAGAAAAAGGATACTGACATTAAAACAGGAGATATTTTAAGTATCGAAGGAGGTATCGGAAAAACATTCTATTGCATGAATGCCGAAAAAACAGCTCCAAAAGGAATCCTGAATGCCGGATTAATTTATTATTTCCAGTACAAAGTTTCAGACGATAAAATTCCGGTTGGAAGCTTTTTAACCCTTGAACCGGATAAAGATCATGTAAGCGCACTCGGAGCAGAGGTCAATTACCTTCATATTGGCTGTATGACACAGGCAGGTTTTAGATGGGTTTCGGAATTGGGTGCTGTGAATAGGTTTCAGGGAAATACTTTTTTCATCACTTTGGCGCATGTTTTCAGTCTCAAGAAAAAATAA
- a CDS encoding BamA/TamA family outer membrane protein, whose amino-acid sequence MKNRKTNILFSLLILLAFNTLNAQKYKISVKDSLDGAFDLSDYIIYAHGFIVVPTIITEPALGNIGGALVPIFLKKHAPVVDEDGKKRIVSPDITGGIGMYTGNKSWMVGAFRSATLVKPRILYRVAAGYGDVNLSFYANNRPNLPDQEFKLNFRSTIFYTQWLKQFNNAKWSAGPQYMFLNSKINLPDFNLPPPFVKPGDIKSTVSQLGGAIQFDGRDNIFTPDKGIRIQSDFFWSDNAIGSDYDAWRVNLSAIGYYPLAKTLIGGLRVEGEQAFGSPPFYLRPGINLRGIPAARYQGKTSIVTEAELRWDVYKRWSIMGFGGLASAFDDWDKAFAKPVVYSYGTGFRYLVARKFKLRMGVDVAKGNEDWAYYIVFGSNWMR is encoded by the coding sequence ATGAAAAACAGAAAAACAAATATCTTATTCTCGCTTTTGATTCTTTTGGCGTTTAATACTTTAAATGCGCAGAAATATAAAATCAGTGTAAAAGATTCCTTAGATGGAGCGTTCGATTTGAGCGATTACATTATTTATGCACACGGTTTTATTGTTGTGCCCACAATTATTACAGAACCTGCTTTAGGAAATATTGGAGGAGCATTAGTGCCCATTTTTCTAAAAAAACATGCTCCGGTTGTAGATGAAGACGGTAAAAAACGCATTGTAAGTCCGGATATTACAGGAGGAATAGGAATGTACACGGGCAATAAAAGCTGGATGGTTGGAGCCTTTCGTTCGGCAACTCTTGTAAAACCCAGAATATTGTATCGTGTTGCAGCAGGTTACGGAGACGTGAATTTGTCGTTTTACGCCAACAACAGACCCAATCTGCCGGATCAGGAATTCAAGCTAAATTTCAGATCTACTATTTTTTACACACAATGGCTAAAACAATTTAATAATGCCAAATGGAGTGCTGGACCTCAGTATATGTTTTTAAATTCAAAAATAAATCTGCCGGACTTTAATCTTCCTCCACCTTTTGTAAAACCCGGCGATATAAAAAGTACCGTAAGTCAGTTAGGAGGCGCAATTCAGTTTGACGGGCGGGACAATATATTTACACCAGACAAGGGAATCCGGATTCAGTCGGATTTCTTTTGGTCAGATAACGCAATAGGAAGCGACTACGATGCCTGGCGCGTTAATTTATCGGCAATAGGATATTATCCATTAGCTAAAACATTAATTGGCGGACTAAGGGTAGAAGGAGAGCAGGCGTTTGGGAGTCCGCCTTTTTATTTAAGGCCGGGAATTAACCTGAGAGGAATCCCCGCAGCACGTTATCAGGGAAAAACCAGTATTGTAACCGAAGCCGAATTAAGATGGGATGTTTACAAAAGATGGAGTATCATGGGATTTGGCGGACTGGCAAGTGCTTTTGACGACTGGGATAAGGCTTTTGCAAAACCTGTCGTTTATAGCTACGGAACCGGTTTTAGGTATTTGGTAGCCCGAAAATTCAAACTCAGAATGGGAGTTGACGTTGCCAAAGGAAATGAAGACTGGGCGTACTATATCGTTTTTGGAAGCAACTGGATGCGATAA
- a CDS encoding C1 family peptidase, producing MNTFSFKSVFAASVFLAGTAGCFAQDVLVNSLKLNASDKSKENFKFTEVINLGTTSVKSQGSSGTCWSYSTNSFLESEMIRLGKQPVELSQIYSARNVYVEKGINYVRMHGAITLGDGGALHDVINMYKKYGTVPREVYTGLNYGTDKNKFAEMAALIEGVLTAVVKNPNGELTPNWQKAYAAVIDSYLGKVPENFNYKGKNYTPQSFAKEVVGINPDEYVELSSFTNTPYYQKTTMMVPDNWSLDQVYNVKLNDMTDVIDNALKKGYTVAWATDVSEKTFSWKNGVAYVATKKFDDMTAEEKADLFNGPKAEPEITPEMRQAAFDNYTTTDDHGMHIIGLAKDQTGKEYYIVKNSWGETNDYKGFLFVTKNFVKYKTTALMVNKGGIPGELAKKLGV from the coding sequence ATGAATACATTTTCATTCAAATCAGTGTTTGCAGCTTCAGTATTTTTAGCTGGAACAGCAGGCTGTTTTGCGCAGGACGTCTTAGTAAATTCACTTAAACTAAACGCTAGCGACAAAAGTAAAGAGAACTTCAAATTTACAGAAGTAATTAACTTAGGAACAACATCAGTAAAATCTCAAGGATCGTCCGGAACTTGCTGGAGTTACTCAACAAACTCATTTTTAGAGTCAGAAATGATTCGTTTAGGAAAACAGCCTGTTGAGTTATCTCAAATTTACTCTGCAAGAAATGTGTATGTTGAAAAAGGAATTAACTATGTTCGTATGCACGGTGCAATTACACTTGGAGACGGAGGTGCTTTACACGATGTAATTAATATGTATAAAAAATACGGAACTGTTCCTAGAGAAGTGTACACTGGATTGAACTACGGAACAGATAAAAATAAATTTGCCGAAATGGCTGCGCTTATCGAAGGCGTTTTGACAGCAGTTGTTAAAAACCCTAACGGAGAGCTAACACCAAACTGGCAAAAAGCTTACGCAGCGGTTATTGATTCTTATTTAGGAAAAGTGCCTGAAAACTTCAATTACAAAGGAAAAAACTACACACCACAATCTTTTGCTAAAGAAGTAGTAGGAATTAACCCGGATGAGTATGTAGAATTATCATCTTTCACTAACACACCATACTACCAAAAAACAACGATGATGGTACCGGACAACTGGTCATTGGATCAGGTTTACAACGTAAAACTGAACGATATGACAGATGTTATCGACAATGCACTTAAAAAAGGATACACTGTAGCTTGGGCAACAGATGTGAGTGAGAAAACGTTCAGCTGGAAAAATGGTGTGGCTTATGTAGCAACGAAAAAATTCGACGATATGACTGCTGAAGAAAAAGCAGACTTATTTAACGGACCAAAAGCAGAACCGGAAATTACTCCGGAAATGCGTCAGGCAGCGTTTGATAACTACACTACAACAGACGACCACGGAATGCACATTATTGGTTTAGCAAAAGACCAAACCGGAAAAGAATACTATATCGTAAAAAATTCCTGGGGAGAAACAAACGACTACAAAGGTTTCTTGTTTGTAACTAAGAACTTCGTAAAGTATAAAACTACTGCTTTAATGGTAAACAAAGGAGGAATTCCTGGTGAACTTGCTAAGAAATTAGGGGTTTAA
- a CDS encoding zeta toxin family protein, which yields MSKPLLLVIAGCNGSGKSTFSKPLSPDNFTPFDYDLEFLRFYNSLMDSDIRDLMAHRMAFKELKSQIKDAIENKSSFCYETNFNSTPLHWPELFKNNGYDLHLIFLCLDSIQEAKKRVAIRVENGGHFVPDSEIQKRYYEGFNNLNSFFNFFDYVDLYDSSKYLEKPSHILSIESGKVLHISNIPDYLNVLIPKII from the coding sequence ATGTCTAAACCTCTTTTACTTGTTATAGCAGGATGTAATGGATCTGGAAAGTCAACTTTTTCCAAACCTCTTTCTCCCGACAATTTTACTCCTTTTGATTATGATCTTGAATTTTTAAGGTTTTACAATTCCTTGATGGATTCAGATATAAGAGACTTAATGGCGCATCGAATGGCTTTTAAAGAACTTAAAAGTCAAATTAAAGATGCTATTGAAAACAAATCTAGTTTTTGCTATGAAACAAATTTTAACTCAACCCCTCTTCATTGGCCAGAATTGTTTAAAAACAATGGATATGATTTACATTTAATTTTTCTTTGTCTTGACTCAATTCAAGAGGCTAAAAAAAGGGTTGCCATTCGTGTAGAAAATGGAGGTCATTTTGTTCCTGATAGTGAAATACAAAAACGTTATTATGAGGGATTCAATAATTTAAACTCTTTTTTTAATTTCTTTGATTATGTCGATCTATACGATTCTTCTAAATATCTAGAAAAGCCATCGCATATTTTATCTATTGAATCTGGAAAAGTTTTACATATCAGTAATATTCCTGATTATTTAAATGTTTTGATTCCAAAAATAATTTAG